The DNA sequence TGCAGTCCGACATCGACGACCTGCTGCGCATCGCCCATGAGCCGCTGGAGCAGGCCATCATCCATAGTGTGCAACTGGTGGGTTGGAGCACGTTGTGGATGGCCTGCGGCCTGATCCTGATCGCCGCCATCGACGTGCCGATCCAGCTGTATCAGAGCAAGCAGAAGCTGATGATGACCAAGCAGGAAATACGCGACGAGTATAAGGATCAGGAGGGTAAGCCGGAGGTCAAGCAGCGCATTCGCCAGTTGCAGCGTGAGGTGTCCCAGCGGCGGATGATGGCGGCGATTCCCGACGCTGATGTGGTTATTACCAACCCGACTCACTATGCCGTGGCGCTCAAATACGACCCCGACAAAGGCAACGCCCCGGTGTTGCTGGCCAAGGGCAGTGACTTCCTGGCGTTGAAAATCCGTGAGATCGCCGTGGCCAATGAAGTGATGCTGCTCGAATCCCCGGCCCTGGCGCGGTCGATTTACTACTCCACTGAACTCGACCAGGAAATCCCCGGTGGCCTGTACCTGGCCGTGGCCCAGGTGCTGGCCTACGTCTACCAGATCCGCCAACACCGCGCGGGTAAGGGCAAGCGCCCCGAGCCGCTCAAGGACTTGCCGATCCCGCCGGATTTGCGGCGGGATTCTTGAGGTCGGCTAATCCGTAGGATTATTGCGCTTGGAGTGCAGATGCTATGCACCTGTTAGTTCTGACAGTAGACGATCGTTCTCGCTGACCCTCTAATGAACTCGAGATATCTCCAGCTTTCCTCCTCATGATGCTTCTGTCGGCGAGAGAGGCAGTTGCGGAGTCAAGCTATCGAGGGCATGAACATGGCAGCGGGCGAATACAAAAAACTTGAAGGCATGAAGTTGGAGTTCGTTTCGGGAATGCTGGAGGCAAATGGCGGTGAACGAGCCATCAGCTGTTCGTTCACGTTCGACATGACGCTCGATTTCACGCGTTTCGTGAAAATGGCGAATGGGTATATCCCGGGATATCTGGAGCATGACATCAACGCCATTCGGCCCGAGTTGGATGGGTTGGCCTATCACATCTCCTACAATTATTTCGCTGACGCGGCCGGCAATATTGGCAGTAACGAAGCGCTGTTCCGTGTCTTTGGTCATCCCGACTATTACCTGAACGATTGGTCAAGTGGCGGGCTGGAAAAGCGCTATGGCAAACCCGCTTTCCAGATCATCGACGGGCGGTTGCGGATAAACGCGCGCACTGATTTTCGATGGGAAGATCCCAAGCAGTTGATCGAAATCGCCGATCTGCCAATCATTCGGTTTCAATGGGCACTCAACCTGATGGAAGGCCATTGGTATTCGCCTGAGAGACCGTCGTCTGATATCAAGGCGCCGTCCACCGTAGCGGTGCTTATGTATGCCAATGAAGACCTTGTTGAAGTCGAGGGTTTCCAGATGTACAGGGGCACCCGCTACCTAAGAGGCCGGGCGTTGGATTTTGGCCCTATTAAGCCGGAACAGATTCTGACGGCGCAGTGATCGAGCGAATACCGAGGCCGCAATGACGGTGTTGGAAGTCTTTGCGGTCGCAGGTCTTCCCCTCACGACAAAAGTTGGAAGGCTTCTTGCAATACCCCGTCTGCGCCCGTCCGGGGCGTCAAAAGTTTGCTTCACAGGCACGGGGAATATTGGTGGATCGCTCTCAGTTACTCAGCACCGCGCGCAGCAACGTAGCAGATCTCAGCCGGGGCAATCTGGGTGTGCCGATCTTGCTGCTGGTCATGCTCGCCATGATGATGCTGCCGGTGCCGCCGTTCCTGCTGGACGTGTTCTTCACGTTCAATATCGCCCTGTCGATCGTGGTGCTGCTGGTGTGCGTCTACGCCTTGCGGCCGCTGGATTTCGCGGTGTTCCCGACCATTCTGCTGGTGGCGACGTTGATGCGCCTGGCGCTGAACGTGGCATCGACCCGGGTGGTCATGCTCCACGGCCAGGAAGGTCACGCCGCCGCCGGTAAGGTGATCCAGGCCTTCGGCGAGGTAGTGATCGGCGGTAACTACGTGGTTGGTATCGTGGTCTTCGCCATTTTGATGATCATCAACTTCGTCGTGGTGACCAAGGGTGCCGGGCGGATCTCCGAGGTGAGCGCACGTTTTACCCTCGATGCGATGCCCGGCAAGCAAATGGCGATCGACGCGGACCTCAACGCCGGCCTGATCGACCAGGGCCAGGCCAAGCTGCGTCGCCTGGAAGTGGCCCAGGAAGCCGAGTTCTACGGCTCCATGGACGGTGCCAGCAAATTCGTACGCGGTGACGCCATCGCCGGCCTGCTGATTCTGTTCATCAACCTGATCGGCGGCATGGCCGTTGGTATCTTCCAGCACAACATGACCTTCGGCGACGCCGGCAAGGTTTACGCCCTGTTGACCATCGGTGACGGTTTGGTGGCGCAATTGCCATCACTGTTGTTATCCACAGCTGCCGCGATCATGGTGACCCGCGCTTCGGGTTCCGAAGACATGGGCAAGCAGATCGGCCGGCAGATGTTCGCCTCGCCCAAGGCCCTGGCGGTTGCCGCCGGCCTGATGGCGGTGATGGGCCTGGTGCCCGGCATGCCACACTTTTCCTTCCTGAGCATGGCGGCCCTGGCGGCGGGCGGCGCCTACCTGTTCTGGAAGAAGCAGAACGTGCAGAAGGTCCAGGCCCTGCAAGAGGTCAAGCGCCAGCAGGAACTGCTGCCATCGCCGGCCCGCGCCATGGAAACCAAGGAACTGGGCTGGGACGACGTGACGCCCATCGACATGATCGGCCTGGAAGTCGGTTACCGCCTGATTCCATTGGTCGACCGCAACCAGGGAGGCCAGTTGCTGGCGCGGATCAAGGGCGTGCGCAAGAAGTTGTCCCAGGACTTGGGCTTCCTGATGCCCACCGTGCATATCCGCGACAACCTCGACCTGGCGCCGAGCGCCTACCGCTTGACGCTGATGGGCGTGATCCTGGCCGAAGCCGAGATCTACCCGGATCGCGAGCTGGCGATCAACCCGGGGCAGGTCTATGGCTCGCTCAACGGCATCACCGCCAAGGATCCGGCTTTTGGCCTGGAAGCGGTGTGGATCGAAATCAGCCAGCGGGCCCAGGCTCAGTCCCTCGGCTACACCGTGGTGGACGCCAGCACCGTCGTGGCGACCCACTTGAACCAGATTCTGTACAAGCACTCCAGCGAGCTGATCGGCCACGAAGAAGTCCAGCAACTCCTGCAAGTACTGGCCAAAGGCTCGCCAAAGTTGGCCGACGAGCTGGTGCCGGGTGTGGTGTCGTTGTCGCAATTGCTCAAGGTGTTGCAGGCGCTGTTGGCCGAACAGGTGCCCGTACGCGACATTCGCAGCATTGCCGAGGCCATCGCCAACAACGCGTCCAAGAGTCAAGATACCGCCGCCCTGGTGGCTGCGGTTCGGGTCGGCGTATCCCGCGCAATCGTCCAAAGCATTGTAGGCACTGAGTCTGAGCTGCCTGTGATCACTCTGGAACCAAGGTTGGAACAGATATTGCTCAATAGTCTTCAGAAGGCAGGACAAGGCTCGGAAGAGGGTGTTCTGCTGGAGCCAAGCATGGCCGAGAAGCTGCAGCGTTCGCTGATCGATGCAGCCCAGCGGCAGGAGATGCAAGGCCAACCGGTGATCCTGCTGGTGGCCGGCCCGATTCGCGCGATGCTCTCGCGATTCGGTCGCCTCGCGGTCCCGGGGCTGCATGTGCTGGCGTACCAAGAGATACCGGACAACAAGCAAGTGACCATCGTTGCGACAGTAGGGCCCAACGGCTGAGGTAGTGGTTTATGCAAGTGAAGCGTTTTTTCGCCGCCGATATGCGTCAGGCCATGAAGCTGGTTCGTGACGAGCTGGGCGCTGAAGCAGCCATCATTGGCAATCGCCGGATCGCTGGCGGTGTCGAGTTGACGGCGGCCCTGGATTACAAATTGTCGGCGCTGGCCCCGCGCGTTCCAAACATGGAGCTTGAGGATGAGCTGCGCAAGACCCAATCGCGTATCGCCAGCGCCCAGGCCGAATTGAGCCTGCGCAGCAGCGAAGGCCAGGCTAGCGCGGGCACCAATCGTCAATTGTTCGCCGGTCAGCCGCTGACGGCCGGCCTGCCGTTGACCGCTGCCGAGCCGCTGATCGAGCAGGCCCAGGTCGAGCCACGTCGTCCGGCGCCGGCTCCGGCCGCGCCAAGCAGTGGTATCGACCCGCGTGCCCTGGACTCGATGCGCTTTGAACTCAACAGCCTGCGTGAACTGATGGAAGTTCAGCTCGGCTCCCTGGCCTGGAACCAGCTGCAAGGCAGCCGTCCAGCCCAGGCCAACCTGTGGCGTCGCCTGCAACGCATCGGCCTGTCCGGCCCGTTGTCCCGGGACCTGCTGGCGCTGATCAACGGTATCGAAGAACCTCGCCAGGCCTGGCGCATGTTGCTGGCGCACCTGGCGCGGATGATTGCTACACCGGAAGTCGAACCGCTGGAAGAGGGTGGCGTGATTGCGATGGTCGGCCCTGCCGGCATGGGCAAGACCACTACCCTGGCCAAGCTCGCGGCCCGTTATGTACTCAAGTACGGCGCCCAGAGTATTGCCCTGGTCAGCATGGACAGTTTCCGTATCGGCGCCCAGGAACAACTCAAGACCCTGGGCCGGATCCTCAATGTGTCGGTGACCCATGTGGATCCAGGTCAGTCCCTGGCCCAGGCACTGGAACCGCTGCTGCGCAAACGCGTCGTGCTGATCGATACCGCCGGCCTGCAAGCCAGCGATCCGGCCCTGCGCATGCAGCTAGAAAGCCTGGCCGGGCGCGGCATCCGGTCAAAAAATTATCTCGTGTTGGCAACCACCAGCCAAAAACAGGTTCTAACCGCCGCTTACCACAGCTACAAACGCTGCGGGCTAGCCGGCTGCATCCTGACTAAGCTGGACGAAACGGCAAGCCTGGGCGAGGTGTTGAGCCTGGCGATCGGTCATGAACTACCGGTGGCCTACCTGACCGACGGACCGCGG is a window from the Pseudomonas brassicacearum genome containing:
- the flhB gene encoding flagellar biosynthesis protein FlhB; protein product: MAESESGQDKTEDPTEKRKKESREKGEIARSKELNTLAVMLAGAGGLLIYGGGLALDLLEIMRLNFSLPREVLLTPGTMGQYLLHSGKIAILAVQPVLIFLLFAAIIGPISLGGWLFAAGSLAPKFSRMNPAAGLKRMFSTTALMELLKAFGKFLLVLFVALTVLQSDIDDLLRIAHEPLEQAIIHSVQLVGWSTLWMACGLILIAAIDVPIQLYQSKQKLMMTKQEIRDEYKDQEGKPEVKQRIRQLQREVSQRRMMAAIPDADVVITNPTHYAVALKYDPDKGNAPVLLAKGSDFLALKIREIAVANEVMLLESPALARSIYYSTELDQEIPGGLYLAVAQVLAYVYQIRQHRAGKGKRPEPLKDLPIPPDLRRDS
- the flhA gene encoding flagellar biosynthesis protein FlhA, whose product is MDRSQLLSTARSNVADLSRGNLGVPILLLVMLAMMMLPVPPFLLDVFFTFNIALSIVVLLVCVYALRPLDFAVFPTILLVATLMRLALNVASTRVVMLHGQEGHAAAGKVIQAFGEVVIGGNYVVGIVVFAILMIINFVVVTKGAGRISEVSARFTLDAMPGKQMAIDADLNAGLIDQGQAKLRRLEVAQEAEFYGSMDGASKFVRGDAIAGLLILFINLIGGMAVGIFQHNMTFGDAGKVYALLTIGDGLVAQLPSLLLSTAAAIMVTRASGSEDMGKQIGRQMFASPKALAVAAGLMAVMGLVPGMPHFSFLSMAALAAGGAYLFWKKQNVQKVQALQEVKRQQELLPSPARAMETKELGWDDVTPIDMIGLEVGYRLIPLVDRNQGGQLLARIKGVRKKLSQDLGFLMPTVHIRDNLDLAPSAYRLTLMGVILAEAEIYPDRELAINPGQVYGSLNGITAKDPAFGLEAVWIEISQRAQAQSLGYTVVDASTVVATHLNQILYKHSSELIGHEEVQQLLQVLAKGSPKLADELVPGVVSLSQLLKVLQALLAEQVPVRDIRSIAEAIANNASKSQDTAALVAAVRVGVSRAIVQSIVGTESELPVITLEPRLEQILLNSLQKAGQGSEEGVLLEPSMAEKLQRSLIDAAQRQEMQGQPVILLVAGPIRAMLSRFGRLAVPGLHVLAYQEIPDNKQVTIVATVGPNG
- the flhF gene encoding flagellar biosynthesis protein FlhF, coding for MQVKRFFAADMRQAMKLVRDELGAEAAIIGNRRIAGGVELTAALDYKLSALAPRVPNMELEDELRKTQSRIASAQAELSLRSSEGQASAGTNRQLFAGQPLTAGLPLTAAEPLIEQAQVEPRRPAPAPAAPSSGIDPRALDSMRFELNSLRELMEVQLGSLAWNQLQGSRPAQANLWRRLQRIGLSGPLSRDLLALINGIEEPRQAWRMLLAHLARMIATPEVEPLEEGGVIAMVGPAGMGKTTTLAKLAARYVLKYGAQSIALVSMDSFRIGAQEQLKTLGRILNVSVTHVDPGQSLAQALEPLLRKRVVLIDTAGLQASDPALRMQLESLAGRGIRSKNYLVLATTSQKQVLTAAYHSYKRCGLAGCILTKLDETASLGEVLSLAIGHELPVAYLTDGPRIPDDLHLPRRHQLVSRAVSVQMQEEPSEEAMADMFADIYHSPTKQVG